The region aatcctaacctgaccctaagcTTCCTCAATCCATCTGAATGAGTATTCAACCtaagtaaaatgaggatcaccaactTAAACTagattaaaacggattcaacctgaaaacggattttactgGCTACATACTTCAACCTCGCCGCtgtcgtcatcgtcattatcatcatcttcatcatcatcaagcaTGAAACATCGTTATCATCAATACCGGCCAATCATCGTCACCAATATTATCAACACGAATCCAGACGCACTTACCATAGTAAGTCAATGTCACCGCATTTTCAAGGACCGAGCTCTTTTTAGTTCGCACAAGAGACCATTTTTAATCCCAGAAATTGATTATCAAAGCTGGAAATGAACGATCGGCTTGAAAGGTCTGCTTTCGTGGGTTAATCAGAAACTGTAGTGCTATGTCGGAGGGAAACAGgacacgaaaatttggttttaccaAAGGAGCTGATAAAGGTAAATGACGTTTTGACGGTTATCCCTCCGTCGGAGTGAATAGAATAATACTCAGTCTGTTTAACTAAACGCAATGGCATAAATATATGGAGGTTTACTCTCGTCATCATTGTCTTCTGCAAGGATATAATCATATCTTTTATGTACTCATCAAAACATCGCGTTTCGTATTGGTCGATGATGAATGAATAAATAGGTTAAAACGTGCAGTGCGGAAGTTACTATGGAAACGCAGCGATGGAGGAATTCTtctgagtatataataaataaataaaaatagtatgaacttgctcgtgcatttcctttagtttatggtcactcgtgatgttttggaaGTTGTAGGATTATAATTTTGAAAACCTTTAAAACAGCACGAAAATCACGAAAGCCAttcaagttcatacgatttcctatacaaaATCGACTACGTGTAAAAAGTTGCGTGAATAGAGCTTAATCCGTCGTTCGTTCGTCCTTCGTTTTTAAAGCTTACCGACGGATAAGTTCGATTAATGACTGACCAACCAAGATCATAGATTTCATCCGGGGACTTTTCAGTGCTGGTAAAATACCGAAGAAGCTTCAGATACGTTGTCTTCCCATCAAGCTTTTCACCCGTGGGGAGACACTTTGTCGTCTTCTTGTCTGTTTTCTTGCCATGTATGTAAACATAGTCGAGGGGTAAACTTGCTAAACCACTGGACACGTTGCTTGGAATACAGTACTGTAAATGCTCGTTTTCAACATAACtgtggaagaaagaaagaaccaAGACAAGTATCTTCCTCAAGGGTTCTTAACCCCTTCATATAGTTCAATGAGTTGGGCATCCGGCAAAAGTCCATgcacccaagagtaagatttacccaaagtGGCGTAGTCGCCATCAGCGACAGAAAAGTGTGgctgactcaatgttgtacACGATTTAAGctcttgggaataaaacgttttgctgtagatattttcatatcattaaaatgtgaatgctacattgtaatgcaagtACAGTACACAAAGCCGAATCTTAACCCTGGGACATTTGAATTCGGTACaagatttggtctattgtttactTTCCCGCGAAAGTTGGTGTAAAAATGGACACTTTTCTGATGCTGATTGGAACAAACGTattaccagattcttactctttggTAATGGACTCCTGCATTCTGTCAGTGTTACGGAGGTCtttagcctgcaagcaggctcttccgttgaaaatggcgcgcgctcAAAACATCCTCTTCCGTTGAAGATGGCGCGCGGTCGAGatactttcactcaacaaaacgagcactgtgattggttgattcttggtcacgcgcccctgatcaaattcaaatataTCCTGACCAGGATACAGTTTCGGAATTGTTTCCCGCtacggatgttttgctgcgattgttgaagaaaaagtctaaatatataacaaagcactaaTGTCTGGTCCTTCGGGAATCATGTTAGTTTTGTTTGCCCGAGAGTCCTGACTCaggaaaacacaactaactGTTTCcttcgggaccatacattaagtataTATTGGTCCCCAGGAAATCTTCAGTTGTTTCTCAATGGGTAGATCATCCAACAGGTGTTACGGTGTTCGGCCTCAGTTGTCCCTTTGTCCGTTGCTGAGCAACTAGCTAACCATTTCTTCTAACTATAGACTTAAAGATACCAATGTGGTATAGAATAGGTATAATTCCTTTTCAGCATAGATAAAGGCACGCCAATAggagagaaagaaaaatgagGGGTGTGCCATTGGTTGGAAAGCTGGGCGCAGTTGTGCCCAGCTGATTTTTATCTAACTACTGGCTCGATTTGTCTTTCATCCTTACAACGATTTTTATACTTTGTCATAGAACGTTCCTCCCTACTAATACTCTTGTACTTCAGGTTGCTTTCGACATATtcaatacatcttattcgatggtttaacatataatacgcgcggacattttgcgagttgcgtagtatttttccgagccccgcagaggctaggaaaaatacgagcaatgagcaaaatgtccgcgtgtattatttaaaccatcgaataagagatttattattccacgacaaaaatgtgttattttgcttcaactttatttggtaagagtgttttttAAAAAGCATCATCTGATTTTCAGGGCGCGTGCGAACGATGTTAACAGcacaaaagccagccaaatgtccttatTTGACTAGATAAACGAAATCACGAGTGACAAACGATCACAAACCAAATTCTCTAAATTGTCAGTCTTTGAATCAAGTTGAAAACACTTTCTTTCATTGAGAAACTCCCGTTCCgatccgtccgtatttgctctgttgtaaaccggtcaaaccgggacactgcAGTGTATTACCGtgtcatattttgcgcgttgtctagaccaaatatggtaaaatggcgtagtAGTGGAATATTAAAAGGTTTTATTTTCGCACACAGTTTGGTTTATTTGTTAACCCCAACTTGAGGAAGGGTAATGGCGTTGCAATTTCCTTTCCGTCATTGTAATCATACTaccataacttttgtctatgatttcccctcaactcaccatccacacacacaatattcccccctccccccacccccttcccccaaactacctgctaattagtgaaagttgaatgttttagttagtggagaggaacccgttcttgtaaggaggattcttttATCAACACCATTAaggaagccacaaaggttgctatatgctagtgaaactgctgccagcattaaaaaaaaaccgccCGTGAACTAACCTGTCAACTAAGTGTAACAAGTTCACATTAACGTTTAGCtatttagctttttttttttttaatttatgttTTATATAACGAATATACGCATTGAGTTCGTCAGCTGAAATTATTGAACTTGTATGGCTACAATCTCCAGTTCAAAATATCCTTTTGTGATATAAATCCTTGTTTAGTATTATCGATACTTTGAAAGTATTGTGCAAATAGTAAGAggtaaaaattaagaaaaacaaaggaaaggaaataaaagagaagagaagaaaGGGGAAGCGAGGGGAAAGCATGGAAGGGAAGCGAAGGGAAAGTGGGGAAAGGACAAGCATCATTATTGAGGTTTTTAAATTGCTGATTCTATTACCTTAACGCACGATGTATCGCTTCACCCACATATTCAGTGACCCAGTGCCTTAGAGAATTGTTCATTGTCTTTCCGTACTTAAGTTTCCATTCATCCAATTGACGCGGTTTCACCTTCGACAAAAAAGCATCCGCGAAAATTTCCTTTATGTACACGGCATCGACAATACCTGGAAAaatgaagttttcttttttttagtttgcaAAATGTATCAATATTTTTGCGTCCTAGAAAGAATATAAGATAATGGGAGGAGTACAACGCCTAAAGAATCGAAGAGTTGAAAAGTGGCATATTTTCGTGAGCAATTATACCACATACACGAAGCGATCGACAAGTAACTAGGGACTTTAAGACCTTTGACGATGATTTAGGCGGAAACGTCTCCTCAAAATATAACTGCGCGCTATCGCAAGTTTTTCCGCGATTAACCCAtttcgttcacttcgtacaCTGTTGGCGAAAtaccctaaaaataaattggtataagcggtttcagagtaaaaacagAGAATGACAGCCGGATTCACATTTCTAGGTTCGcgctgtcgtcaaaacttcaaatttgatgatttcatgTCGGCGGTTGGTGAATTTGAAAAATTATGACAGAGAGAGCGTGCGTTAACAATGCTGCAATCCTTCTGAAGGCGCTGTTAcgctgtgcaatttttcgtgcaacttctCTTGCAACGCCCTTTCTAGAATCGTTCTCGCATTACGAAAAAAGTTGTTTTACGGGTGTTACACTGAGCAATGTTTAATGCAACTTGTttcgtttcgatgatcacatgaggttaaaggaaAATGGTCATTGGCTAGTTCTGCAAATCGTCGCCGCAaaagttgcaggacagatgttacactgcgcaatgcttaaaaaattcGTTACAACCGTTGCAGAAACTGAAGTAAAACTCAATTCTACATTCCGCAACGTTTTTTGGCCGCTGCAAGGTATGATACATGGGGCAATGATTCGTGCAACTTACTTGTCTCACAATGGCGGTACGAGACAACTTGGACGAGAAATCATTCATAAATCATTCATAAATCGCAGTGTGTGAGGTAACTTGCCCAGCTGCAGAGAAGAGTGACTTTTTGACATTACCCGCAGTTTCAATATATAGAAAGTTTATATAATTTTAGCTACTATCTCTAAGGGAATCGAGGGTTACaacaatgtttattttcaatttcgcaCTTTCCTCGGAAAACTGATTGGTTTTTCACAAGCACATTAAACTTCTAAATCTCTCTTTTCCTTGAAGAAAATATAGATCGTCCTTTCTGCTGCTTTAAAACATGTCATTTCTGGGGCGAGCAAAACGCAATTGGACACGCAAAATAGGGAATTTTTTTCTAAAGGACTATATATAATAAAGAAATGTCTACAGTATGTACCCTTTCGCGGGAAGATTCAAAATAACTCGATGGAAAGAAACTTGATGGTCGAAATTGCATGGATTTTTGAACAGCTAGCATCCAACAACAAACTGCATTCACGGTAATCGTGTAAAATTTACTGGTAATTACGATATTTATTTCCTTACTTTTAGGGCCATTAACAGCAACTTCCCTGAATGCTCCCCTAAGTCCGTCAAGTCCAGCCTTACACTCCTCGATGGTTCGAACCATTCCAGCTGCCACGCCCATCTTCATGTTCTTAAGAAACTGAGACAATGTTTGGTTCACTTCAATTAGCTTACGTCTTATCGTTTCCATTTCGCTCAGGGTTGACGGCTGAAAGTGCGGCAGAGCTTTACCAAGGTCCAACGGAAGAAAACAAATGGAAGACCAACAAAATATATTAGGACCCATAAGCCAATCGCCAGCGTAATAGTCATAAGCGAATGGTACTCCGTATGGAAACACGTGCTCCATCCAGTGCGATAATTGAGCTATAGCCCTCTTTTCTCGTAAGTTTAACTTGTCTTTGTTAATTTTCAGCTTTTTTAGTCGCTTTGACAGATCAGCAATTTCATCCGTGACATGCTTAATTTGCGTAGGCCTTGAATCGTAGCTTCTGTAGCGCTGTCGAATTTCGTCAGACGTTACGTCATGcttaaaaacaattttgtgCGGTAGCAATTCGTAAAATTTCTCCTGTGCTTCGTGCAAAAATCTTTCCAATCCAGAGCGTTGGGCTTCGGCAGAGAATTCACAACCTGTGTTAATCACTGGCGCGGTTTTGGGCAGTTGACATTTCTGAGTAGCTTTTCGCGTATTCGCCTGTACTATTAACACTATTCCAGTGACAAGACAAGCAATGCCGCCTGTTATAAGCGCACCCACTATAAACGACTCGCATCTGGTACGCCTTCGCGTTAACGTAACCTCCTTGTACAGAAGCGCCATAATTATTTAAGATCAAACAAACTGTAAGGCATAACTTTTAACCCAAATGTGAGCTTTTATGCACTCGGAAATGGTTTATAATTCCTTCTAGGGTTTTTTATTACCCAAAGTGTAATTACAGATTCAAAgcaatcagtttttttttctttcgtccGGTGTTTTCATTTTTGAGTTTTTCATTATTTAGCCAAAACCTTTAAGAATGTAAATTAACTTGAAATGGCATAAGGGTTGTTGTTGACTGTATTATTCAACTGACATAGAAATGTAGCACTCAACAGTCGGTACTGAAGACTTATTGAACGTTGTAAGCATCAGAAGTAAACGATATTGTTTCACTGCATGACTTTTGACTGACTGAAAGCTAAATCAGCATTTCCCCCTGCAAAGGGAACTTAAAACCATCAAACTCAATAAAACGTAATTAACATTTCACTTGATGGGCAGTCAATTAATGCCGACGAAAACCTGAAACAGTTATTAAGGTTCAACAGGCAGCGTGGTTCGCCGGCTGCTGGTATTCAGTTGTGCCTAGTTGATTCGTATCTAACCATTGGCTCGATTTTTCTTTCAACACTACCACTATTTTAAAGAGCCATCTGGTTTATTTCCATTTGTTTGGGCTCTCGATCAGGTtctattaattttcttttaatattaaagtggggtgcctgtgaactaacCTGTTAGCTAAGTGTAAGAAGTTCACATCAAcgtttagcaatttttttttaattcttgttttatataatactaTACACATGGACTTCGTCAGCTGCAATTATTGAACTGGTAGGGCTACAAGCTCCAGTTCACGATATCCTTTTGTGATATAAATCCTTGTTTAGTATTATCGATACTTTGAAAAGTATGGTGTAAATAGTAAGaggtaaaaatttaaaaaagaaggGGAAGGGatctaaggaaaggaaagggaaagaaagagaagaaagtgGAAGATACGAGAAAGTATTAAAGGAAAGCAAAAACATGGGGAGGGAGGGAAACACatcattaatatatagatttagccaagactaaaagcggagctccctggttatttattcttactgcctgtggggttagttagttagttagtgaGTTATAGTTAGTTAGtcagttagttagttagttatttAGTGA is a window of Montipora capricornis isolate CH-2021 chromosome 13, ASM3666992v2, whole genome shotgun sequence DNA encoding:
- the LOC138030671 gene encoding uncharacterized protein; its protein translation is MALLYKEVTLTRRRTRCESFIVGALITGGIACLVTGIVLIVQANTRKATQKCQLPKTAPVINTGCEFSAEAQRSGLERFLHEAQEKFYELLPHKIVFKHDVTSDEIRQRYRSYDSRPTQIKHVTDEIADLSKRLKKLKINKDKLNLREKRAIAQLSHWMEHVFPYGVPFAYDYYAGDWLMGPNIFCWSSICFLPLDLGKALPHFQPSTLSEMETIRRKLIEVNQTLSQFLKNMKMGVAAGMVRTIEECKAGLDGLRGAFREVAVNGPKSIVDAVYIKEIFADAFLSKVKPRQLDEWKLKYGKTMNNSLRHWVTEYVGEAIHRALSYVENEHLQYCIPSNVSSGLASLPLDYVYIHGKKTDKKTTKCLPTGEKLDGKTTYLKLLRYFTSTEKSPDEIYDLGWSVINRTYPSVLNLTRDVTLEKDPQLAKEKFIEILNRSEMFYSEIEIPQNESNETAHKLCSSISGAKRHCPVRWKAMQNWFAHAREIMATLDPKTIDMFHFTGPYQSTPNCPVHLVPNFNPSSAAPAFEESDSSCSRPPLYTIPFFLKRPGPRNEEWTINAHETRPGHYTQSQGYVEHFRDSCQDPISWIQRSTFYLEFAEGWALYAENPLIAMYTDAYRDDPLTKYGMLKWQIWRALRLVVDTGLHFKGKSRDWAVKVFADYAWDTSDKVEKEVTRYQSIPGQAVTYTLGQLSIMELKEEAEKALGKKFNLKDFHFQVLRRGPSPLKYLKESIRKYIFCAKNAHDHDCEEILRPPKRREMILNRQTSMEDIQLHSFQIF